The Geminocystis sp. M7585_C2015_104 nucleotide sequence TAAAAAAATATTACGAATTCCCTAATTTTTATTTTTTATTCCCTATACTGGCAGTATAGGAACAGATATTTAATGGTTTATACGTAGACTTTATTGTAAGTTAAAAGACTGTTTCTAGGTGGTAAAAAGGGAGAGAAAAAGATGCAAGTAACTAATCGTGGCAGCTGGCGGTATGGCTATTTGTTAGGGGTGTTAAAGAGTGTTTTAGTGTGGATGTTCACCCTAACAGTGTGTTTTCTGGTGGTGGGATTTCCAGTGGTGGTGATTTTGATGACGGTGGGGGTTTTGGCGGCAATGGTGTTGCAGTCGGTGTTTCCCGCTAGTGCCCTCATAGTGGTTTCCAGTGGAATGTTGGGCACGACAATGTGTGTTATTTTTGTAAGTTCCATTGTCCTTACCATGAAGGGGATTCACCCCAGCCAGGTAAAATGGTTGGGGTGGTTGCAGGAGAGGGAAAAAACCTCGCCGAAGACGGTGTATGCCTCTTGTCCCCTAACTTGTGGCCTAGACCAGGTATAATGCCCCTACTATTGCTTATTGCTACTACTGTTGTGGCAAAGGGGGTGTGACGACCCACCCCTTTTTTGGGGGTGTTATTCTATTCTAAGGGGGTCAACATCAATGGTGAGGGAGACAGAGGAAGGACAATACTGGGGGAGTTGGGCTAATTGTGTCTTGGTGGCAGGGGGGAGAGGATAAGGGCTTTTGAGGAGGATTTGCCAGCGGTAACGGTCTGCTATCCTCATGATTTTGGCAGGGGCGGGGCCTAATATTTCCACCTCTTTTGGTAAAATCCTCTCACAGAGGTTGGCAACAGCAGAGGCGGTGTCCCTCACCCTGTCACCATCCAAGCCGGTAAACAGGAGGAGGACTAAATAGCCATAGGGGGGGTAATTCAAACTAGCCCTTTCTTGCAGTTCCTGTTGGGCAAAGGCTATGTAGTTATGGGTTTTAACGGCCTGGAGTACGGGGTGGGAGGGGGAGTAGGTTTGAATGATAACCCTGCCGGCATCTTCGCCTCTGCCGGCCCTACCTGCCACTTGAGTGAGGGTTTGGAATGCCCTT carries:
- the priA gene encoding primosomal protein N', whose protein sequence is QCFSPYFRFFGTGTQKVVLELEKEFPTLRVLRFDSDTTSTKNAHRHILAQFAAGEADVLVGTQMLTKGIDIPNVTLVGVVSADGLLFHGDFQAAERAFQTLTQVAGRAGRGEDAGRVIIQTYSPSHPVLQAVKTHNYIAFAQQELQERASLNYPPYGYLVLLLFTGLDGDRVRDTASAVANLCERILPKEVEILGPAPAKIMRIADRYRWQILLKSPYPLPPATKTQLAQLPQYCPSSVSLTIDVDPLRIE